In Balneolales bacterium ANBcel1, the following proteins share a genomic window:
- a CDS encoding phosphatidate cytidylyltransferase: MPELVKRVLSALVAAPVFLILTWLGGWVFAATLVVLAVIVQLEIISMLEKQNVRVLKIAALSMGVPVLLLGIVPGFAWSLFLVLLLATLTGEVFRTDKHPWHTLIATLAVAVMVPALFSGLLLLREMGNDHTGFLLTLTLLLMVWANDVFAYFGGKLTGRRKLAPKISPSKTVEGFLWGFLGTLIMLFLCMHFLPDFPLNLAAALPFAVIVGFMGPAGDLAESKLKRASEVKDSSELIPGHGGMYDRFDAVLFSAPAAMAYFQVLAYFSII, encoded by the coding sequence GTGCCTGAACTGGTTAAACGAGTACTTTCCGCTCTGGTAGCTGCACCGGTTTTTCTCATTTTGACCTGGCTGGGTGGATGGGTTTTTGCAGCTACGCTGGTTGTACTTGCCGTTATCGTTCAGCTGGAAATCATCAGCATGCTGGAAAAACAGAATGTGCGGGTGCTCAAGATAGCCGCCCTTTCGATGGGAGTTCCGGTACTGCTGCTCGGAATTGTTCCCGGTTTTGCCTGGTCCCTGTTTCTGGTCCTGCTCCTCGCGACGCTGACCGGGGAGGTTTTTCGTACCGATAAACACCCCTGGCATACACTGATCGCCACACTGGCCGTTGCAGTTATGGTGCCCGCCCTGTTCTCCGGCCTGTTGCTGCTACGTGAAATGGGCAATGACCATACCGGATTTCTGCTCACACTCACCCTGCTCCTGATGGTCTGGGCCAATGATGTTTTTGCCTATTTCGGAGGCAAACTGACCGGCCGCCGCAAGCTGGCCCCGAAAATAAGTCCATCGAAAACCGTTGAAGGATTTCTGTGGGGATTTCTCGGTACGTTGATCATGCTCTTCCTCTGCATGCATTTTTTACCGGACTTCCCCCTGAACCTGGCTGCTGCCCTTCCGTTTGCCGTAATTGTCGGATTCATGGGGCCAGCCGGAGATCTGGCGGAAAGCAAATTGAAACGGGCTTCGGAGGTCAAGGACTCTTCGGAGCTGATCCCCGGTCACGGTGGAATGTACGACCGGTTTGATGCCGTTCTTTTTTCGGCTCCTGCCGCCATGGCCTATTTCCAGGTCCTGGCGTATTTTTCGATTATTTAA
- a CDS encoding DUF2007 domain-containing protein codes for MFNNKISPDKIEDWTCVYETSIESEAGLVHGFLENRDIPCEILSKKDSAYTVNFGDLSAIFLYVPREHAEDAQKALNEWKEGKIDESEMDTSDNDNTESPDHDS; via the coding sequence ATGTTTAACAATAAAATTTCACCAGACAAGATTGAGGACTGGACCTGCGTCTACGAAACCAGCATCGAAAGCGAGGCCGGTCTCGTTCACGGCTTTTTGGAGAACCGTGATATTCCCTGCGAAATCCTCTCCAAAAAGGACAGCGCCTATACCGTTAACTTCGGAGATCTCTCAGCCATCTTTTTGTATGTTCCACGCGAACATGCCGAAGATGCCCAAAAAGCGCTGAACGAGTGGAAAGAGGGCAAGATCGATGAATCGGAAATGGATACCTCCGATAATGATAATACAGAATCACCTGACCATGATTCGTGA